The Phycisphaerae bacterium DNA window CTGTGCTGCTCTGAGAAACTCAAATTCTCCCAGTTATCGATCGACTCATCCTGCAAAGTCCTATGATAGGTATCATTATGGCTGAAAAGATAGGTATTTTTTCTGTACGCCGGCGTAAAAACAACTATATGAATACCTTGCTTCTTGGCATATTCTGCAAAAATTCCTGTCGTACAATAAATTCCATGATGCATCACTACCGAGTCAGGCCTTAATTCTTCGATGATTTTCTTGCTGATTTGGGCCATTATAATGGCGCTTTTCATATATTCCCGGCAAATACTTTTCGTAAAATTATCGTTCCCTATAGACCCCTTCAGTAAATAACGTAACACAGAAGAATAAACATGTTTGCCGATATCGACGCCGAGATATTCGAAGCCAAAGTAATCTTCAAATTTTATAGAATCAACTATTTCTTCAGCTTTGTTGATTTGATGCTGATTAATAAATTGACTAAAAAAATGATATGGCAGTTTGAAACTGCTATAGATTCTTTTAGCCGCAGTACCGCAAGCTTTACACAGCAATTCAGCATCAGATGTTGTGACAAAAGGCAAATCGCAAACAGGTAAAATCCTGTCACAAATAATCATTTCAGAATATGCGCCTCGGGAATTTAAGCTATGTGCCAAAAGACCTTCAATGACAGGAAGCATATTTGGTCTACCCTGTACTGTAAAAAAGAGCACTTTTTTATTATGACTATTATTGTTTGAATACGGCAGGTTATTTTTTTTAGAAACTATACTTTTAATCTGAGCACACAAACGCATGTCTAAAAGTTCGGCAACGTAAAACTTCGTAATTCCCTTAATGTCCATCCAGTCAAGTAATTTAATAATAGCATTTGTCATTCAGACGCCTTTTGTCTTTTGCTCAAGAGTAGTTCGGCAAATTCAAAATCAATCAAATCATCTATATCCACAGAATCGACTTTATTCATTAAATAAGGTCTGCAATCATCGCCAAAAAAAGAGTTCTTTTTCATCAAAGTTTCATATTTAAAGGCGTAAATCGCCGCTCCGTTTCTGACATAAAACGCCGGTTTTGCCTGCCTTTGAGTATATTTTTCGCTGTTGGCTATAAAGGGAACAAGTTTGCCATCTCTAATTTCCATTACCGAATATGGATTACACTGATGATGTATATGCATCACACTGACCACAGAATCGGTGCCTGTTTCAATTAAAATTTTAAGTGCCTCATCGATATGCAGGGCTTTTCTTAACGGCGAAGTTGGCTGCAATATAACAATGTAATCCGGTTTGTAATTTTCTTTCTCTTCTAAAAAACTAACAGCGTGTTTTATGACTGGTAAAGAAGGGGTATCGTCCTGAGCCAATTCTTTAGGCCTGAAAAAAGGGACTTCTATTTTATTATCTCCGGCGATTTCAGCGATTTTCTCATCATCCGTAGATATGATGATGCGATTCAAAAGTTTGCTGGCCTTTGCCGCTTCAAAAGTATATTCGACCAACGGTCTGCCGAGCAAAAGTTTGATGTTTTTGTAAGGAACAGCTTTTGAGCCGCCGCGGGCCGGTATAACAGCCAGTATTTTTGATTTCATTTTTGTTTCAATATCAATAAAAATTCTGCTTTTGAATGTTTATATTACATTTAGATAATATATCAGCTATCCTTTCTCCTGCATTTCCATTTCCATAGATGTGTTCTGAATTATATTTTCCATGTTTTATCTGTTTTTTTATCGCGTTGACAATTTGCTTACGGTCACAATCCACATCAATAACATTTTTGCCTCTCTGTCTTCCATTCTGCCTGGAGCCTATATTTACTGCGGGGGTACCAATAAAGGCGCCTTCACGTATCGCACTGCTGGTATTGCCGATGACACATTTACAGGTATCCATCAGCCTTATATATACTTCAGGAGGCAGATTTTTAAATAAATGTAAATAATTAGCATTGTTACGCTCTCTGAATGTTCTTATTCCCTTTGCTATATCTTCAGAGCCGGCGTCAACATTCGGCCAAAGCATTATAGTGGGCATCTTAAGAGTGTCTAATGCAAAGAGAGTTTCCTCGATTTGCTTCCTGCCTTGACCGTATTCTGTGGTTACAGGATGTTGCACAACCAGCAAAAAAGGCTTACTGAAACTGAATGTCTCACCGACACCTTTAAACTCTTTAAATATATTCCTGTTTAATTTATTTTTCCGTTTTAGAACACTTTTAACCAAATCTATCCTTGGGCAACCCACTACATGGACATTTTCAGGTCTTTCACCCATTTTGATAATCCTATCCGCACTTTCCTGATTTGCAGGAAAATGGATGTGTGCCAACTTTGTAACTGCATGTCTTATACTTTCATCTATCGTTCCTGAGATTTCTCCTCCCATAGTATGAGCCAGAGTAATATTCATTAATATCGCAGCTACTGCAACAGTAATTATCTCAAAACGGTCGCCGACAGTAATAACAATATCCGGTTTCAGGTTTAAAAACAATGTAGACAACTCCAGCAAGCCAAGTCCTGCAGATTTTGCCATAGTTGCCGGCGTTTCACCTTCTACAATCATATGAAAAACAGCATCTGGAATAAACCCGTCTTTTTTAATCAAATTTACCACTGAACCAAAACGGTCGAGCACGGCTGATGAGCCTACAATCAACTGATGCTCTAATCGAGGATGTTTGCCAATCGCCTCTATTACAGATTTAATGCTGCTATAATTTGCACGGTTGGCAATGACTATGCAAATCTTCTTTTTTTTCATCAACAGGTCCTTTCTTATTTCTTGCTATAAAAATACTTTAATTCAAAAACCATAAATTCTTGCCCATATTTTTTTAGCATAAAAAACTGGGTCGTTAATAAATTTTACAAACCTGCGTATAAAAGTATAAATAGAATTCATCAATTCAGCATAAAGGTGCCTAATAAAAAGCGACGGGTGTTTCATTAAATGCCGTCGATAATTCCTTTCCATTTCCATTTCAGCTTTTCTCTTCAGTTTATAAATCTGCTCGGTCGTTAAATCTGTAAAATTAATAAACACGGGATATCTATCACTTCCATACCCATCAAATATTTGAGTCAGATATTTTTCTTCGTCTTTAATCAAGGCTTTATTAACTGCTTCATTATAAAGGGCCGAGCCCGGTAAAGGAAGTATTAATGAAAATCTTCTGGCAGGATGTTTCACTTTTTGGAAAAAGTTTACTGTTTCTGCAACTGTTTCCTCCGATTCGCCCGGATAACCAAGTATCAACTGTACCTTTATATGCAAACCGGCTTTCCCGGCATCTTCCATTGCCTGGGCGGATTGTTCGGCAGTAATATGTTTATTCATATTCGCCAATATCCTGTTACTGCCGGATTCGACACCAAAGCCTACGGCCACACAACCTGCCTTTTTCATCTCACACAGCAAATCATAATCGATTGTATTAACTCGGCCCTGAGCATCCCACTTTATGTTTAAAGAACCAAGCCTTTTTGCCAATTCACAGGCTCTTCTTTTGTTAACTACAAACAATTCATCAATAAAATGAATACCTTCTACTCCATACTTTTCCTGCAGGTATTTAATCTCATCGATAATACAATCGATTGATTTTAATCTCAGGCCTTTGAAGCTTTTTGAACAGAAATTGCAATTATATGGACATCCTCTGCCGGTAAGAACTCCCATAGTTTTGAGTGTCAATCTTCGTTTGAAAATTTTGGTAGTTGGGTCATGTATATAAAATTTAGTTTTTGTATAAATATCCATTGGAAACAGATGATACGCCGGCCGCGGAAGAGTATCGAGGTCTTCAATGTATTCCCGCGGCTGATTTTCTATTATTCTGCCATTATCCCTGTAAGCTATCCCGCTTACCTTCTTCAAGTCATCTATATTGTCCAGCAACTCCACTATAGTAGTTTCACCTTCTCCGACAACACAAACATCTATTTGAGTATTTTTTAATACTATGGGGCTGCTGTATGTTGCCAATAAGCCGCCAAGAACAATCCTGGTATTAATTTGTTTTTTGAGTTCGCCGGCAAGCCATTTAACATAGGAATATTGAGTTGACATGGCGGTAATGCCAATAACGTCACAATGAATGTTTTTGATTTTTCCCAAAACCTGGTTTCTGTTCCAGCGATTAGCATAAATATCGAAGATTTCTACTTCATAACCACTGTTCAACAAAGAAGTTGCAACATAAGCGAGGCCGTAAGGGAATATGGGCTGAAAAAGCTCCTTCGTCATTCCCCTGCCCAATGGCGGCTGTATCAAAAGTACTTTTTTAATTGGCATAACAAAATGCTACA harbors:
- a CDS encoding acylneuraminate cytidylyltransferase family protein, whose translation is MKSKILAVIPARGGSKAVPYKNIKLLLGRPLVEYTFEAAKASKLLNRIIISTDDEKIAEIAGDNKIEVPFFRPKELAQDDTPSLPVIKHAVSFLEEKENYKPDYIVILQPTSPLRKALHIDEALKILIETGTDSVVSVMHIHHQCNPYSVMEIRDGKLVPFIANSEKYTQRQAKPAFYVRNGAAIYAFKYETLMKKNSFFGDDCRPYLMNKVDSVDIDDLIDFEFAELLLSKRQKASE
- the neuC gene encoding UDP-N-acetylglucosamine 2-epimerase translates to MKKKKICIVIANRANYSSIKSVIEAIGKHPRLEHQLIVGSSAVLDRFGSVVNLIKKDGFIPDAVFHMIVEGETPATMAKSAGLGLLELSTLFLNLKPDIVITVGDRFEIITVAVAAILMNITLAHTMGGEISGTIDESIRHAVTKLAHIHFPANQESADRIIKMGERPENVHVVGCPRIDLVKSVLKRKNKLNRNIFKEFKGVGETFSFSKPFLLVVQHPVTTEYGQGRKQIEETLFALDTLKMPTIMLWPNVDAGSEDIAKGIRTFRERNNANYLHLFKNLPPEVYIRLMDTCKCVIGNTSSAIREGAFIGTPAVNIGSRQNGRQRGKNVIDVDCDRKQIVNAIKKQIKHGKYNSEHIYGNGNAGERIADILSKCNINIQKQNFY
- a CDS encoding radical SAM protein, with the protein product MPIKKVLLIQPPLGRGMTKELFQPIFPYGLAYVATSLLNSGYEVEIFDIYANRWNRNQVLGKIKNIHCDVIGITAMSTQYSYVKWLAGELKKQINTRIVLGGLLATYSSPIVLKNTQIDVCVVGEGETTIVELLDNIDDLKKVSGIAYRDNGRIIENQPREYIEDLDTLPRPAYHLFPMDIYTKTKFYIHDPTTKIFKRRLTLKTMGVLTGRGCPYNCNFCSKSFKGLRLKSIDCIIDEIKYLQEKYGVEGIHFIDELFVVNKRRACELAKRLGSLNIKWDAQGRVNTIDYDLLCEMKKAGCVAVGFGVESGSNRILANMNKHITAEQSAQAMEDAGKAGLHIKVQLILGYPGESEETVAETVNFFQKVKHPARRFSLILPLPGSALYNEAVNKALIKDEEKYLTQIFDGYGSDRYPVFINFTDLTTEQIYKLKRKAEMEMERNYRRHLMKHPSLFIRHLYAELMNSIYTFIRRFVKFINDPVFYAKKIWARIYGF